In Candidatus Saccharimonadales bacterium, the genomic window AGCACCCGCTGCAGCAATATGCGGATCCGTAGCAAGATAAATCGGTAAGTCGCTGAAGAAGCCCTCCATCCATGGGGCGTGTTCTTTCGTCCCTTTTCGAATGAACGATTTCTCAAATGAGGCTTGCTTAGCCCAATACTCGGCGAGGGCAAGTGAGACACTCCCAACAAGGTAGATACCGCCGGTGGCTTTATAGACGAGTGCGTAATCTCCAAGGATGTTGGCAACCAGACTGCCCATGTTTTCAAGTATTGCATGCGCGGCCGCTTTGGAAGCGCCTTTGCTCTCTGTTGCGTATTCAAGCAGAACTGCTCCGACTGGCCGTCCGTTCTCTATGGCCAGATCGATGGAGTGTTTGAGTTCTTTAGCTCCCTTGATCTCTGGACTATGCTCAACCCAGCTCTCTACACCGAATCTTCCCGAGAGCGCCGTCTCGATTGAGGGATACTTAAACTTGCCTTGCTGATGGGTTAGATGGTGCATATGGGCCTCATTCCGTGGCTGAAAGCCGGCGTGCCCAGCCTCCGCCTCCATAAAAATGCGCCGATGGCTGTACTCATCCCATATCGCCACGCAGGTATTGATGCCGGTGCTGATGGTGACGACGACTTTGGTCCCTTTCTCTGCCGCCCGCCCCGACT contains:
- a CDS encoding glucokinase, whose translation is MLRIDPKLSVGVDAGGTKVHILDSRSQKLHRFVTANYPDALALFDDYFSKIDARPSHVALAMGGLRDTETGAVEPTNCDWPIFKPKEAEKRYPGTRFTTANDMVAAMAGVLVAKSGDLLVVKSGRAAEKGTKVVVTISTGINTCVAIWDEYSHRRIFMEAEAGHAGFQPRNEAHMHHLTHQQGKFKYPSIETALSGRFGVESWVEHSPEIKGAKELKHSIDLAIENGRPVGAVLLEYATESKGASKAAAHAILENMGSLVANILGDYALVYKATGGIYLVGSVSLALAEYWAKQASFEKSFIRKGTKEHAPWMEGFFSDLPIYLATDPHIAAAGALALAQEQASLSA